From the genome of Amia ocellicauda isolate fAmiCal2 chromosome 14, fAmiCal2.hap1, whole genome shotgun sequence, one region includes:
- the LOC136767520 gene encoding uncharacterized protein LOC136767520 isoform X5 encodes MEHFEALVKMFDLQRALESGATEQQVLEKVVAFSDVADPEDFFLWGVGFLRRDHEVAHEAVLQAMGKVLTSHIEAISPSTAGKAFAMVSEKLGRDANEPPERRQAASDILLVLGSRFLEEVLAALDILLRADVDADPMLLTTLGRLSRANVSGMVPHLRDIIQSLMPLLNGVTESEVRMALCSVLTDFSESIQDFFSGPRGSSDPTLRKQDFFPILDTVYSSFQMWNRFERNLQVHDAVINALASLTPLLSPATLRANLRGLIDTTVVMYRQRSDGEALVKNVRCIILAALGTDRKIIRPSVFPLLRSLHQEIRARRESRLPVDAVLSVVTLLATAFPKLVASLLIQLLKCTSEPSRAAAGVILAHLLSAAGNTQPIPGQPSFPRDSSSACFRVLQAGRAKLTKQVPEILDALQTCLPHLADRQLRVVARLVSHCPEELVETLLNRALPLDRALPLDRSICALWRALSSDSKLSRKLLAFLLGKLSASPAGRQTLAVITAVQELLAAPEQKRPFQRVFPRLFGTLLLRMGLSEDIRETMLAVRALVLQAQLGTVSEQLEQEEAWAELPSAESHTEGVRLLARAMAQHGGSHLPGIVKVLVPFLSSDQEQHRVALTAFFSELLCGSEKHLRAMLLKNLKLRAQDPSVPVRLQLFQGLQRATATQEDEALRCAGATMLGELCRCQAVTAHIREELQEALVRLVLHLPDSSPKVCKTYHLTLNNTGSVPELGTISRLIYKNKQEQGLDFRTFLDDLAFWASNFPEALGWSFSCALDCLSSRFPGVRACAAIFTECLIKNAPQSLLSRRWMDQSIAALTRALQEESDAQARSCASQALEYCTASQRQRPAKVPVWKRLFCCHP; translated from the exons TGAAGATGTTTGATCTTCAGCGGGCCCTTGAATCAGGCGCCACTGAGCAGCAGGTGCTGGAGAAAGTGGTGGCTTTCTCCGACGTGGCCGACCCAGAAGACTTCTTTTTGTGGGGTGTCGGTTTCTTGAGAAGAGACCACGAG GTAGCCCATGAGGCCGTCCTGCAGGCCATGGGAAAGGTGCTGACCAGCCACATTGAAGCCATCAGCCCCTCCACAGCCGGGAAGGCATTCGCTATGGTTTCTGAGAAATTGGGCAGGGATGCG AACGAGCCTCCGGAGAGGCGGCAGGCAGCCAGCGACATCCTGCTGGTGCTGGGGTCCCGGTTTCTCGAGGAGGTCTTGGCAGCTCTGGACATTTTGTTGAGGGCAGATGTGGATGCAGACCCCATGTTGCTGACCACTTTGGGACGTCTGTCACGAGCAAATG tgtctggAATGGTGCCCCATCTCAGGGACATTATCCAGAGCCTGATGCCCCTGCTGAACGGGGTCACCGAGTCTGAGGTCAGGATGGCGCTGTGCTCAG TGCTCACAGACTTCTCCGAAAGCATTCAGGACTTCTTTTCTGGCCCCAGAGGGAGCTCTGACCCGACCCTGAGGAAGCAGGACTTCTTTCCAATCCTGGACACCGTTTACTCATCTTTTCAGATGTGGAACAGGTTCGAACGGAACCTGCAG GTCCATGATGCGGTAATCAATGCCTTGGCTTCCCTGACGCCGCTGCTGAGCCCTGCGACTCTCCGGGCCAACCTAAGGGGGCTGATCGACACCACAGTGGTGATGTACAGACAGAGGTCCGACGGTGAAGCTCTGGTCAAG AACGTGCGCTGCATCATCCTGGCGGCCTTGGGCACGGACCGGAAAATAATCCGCCCCTCTGTGTTCCCCCTGCTAAGGAGCCTGCACCAGGAG ATCCGCGCCCGTCGGGAGAGCCGGCTGCCTGTGGACGCGGTCCTGAGCGTCGTCACACTTCTCG CCACCGCCTTCCCAAAGTTGGTCGCCAGTCTGCTTATACAGTTACTGAAGTGCACCAGTGAGCCGAGCCGGGCCGCAGCTGGGGTGATTCTGGCACACCTCCTCAGCGCCGCAG GGAACACCCAGCCCATTCCAGGCCAGCCCTCCTTCCCCCGGGACAGCAGCTCCGCCTGCTTTCGTGTCCTGCAGGCCGGTCGAGCCAAGCTGACGAAGCAG GTCCCTGAGATCTTGGATGCTCTGCAAACCTGCCTGCCCCACCTGGCTGACCGGCAGCTGAGAGTGGTCGCCCGCCTCGTGTCTCACTGCCCGGAGGAGCTCGTCGAGACGTTGCTGAACCGAGCCCTGCCGCTGGACCGAGCCCTGCCGCTGGACCG CTCCATCTGTGCGCTATGGAGGGCCTTGAGTTCAGACAGCAAGTTGTCCCGCAAGCTGCTGGCGTTCCTCTTGGGAAAGCTTAGCGCCTCACCTGCTGGGCGCCAGACCCTGGCT GTGATTACTGCTGTGCAAGAGTTGCTGGCCGCCCCAGAGCAGAAGAGGCCCTTTCAGAGGGTCTTTCCCCGACTCTTTGGCACCCTACTTCTCCGGATGGGCCTCAGTGAGGACATCAGAGAGACCATGCTGGCCGTGCGGGCCTTGGTGCTACAGGCCCAGCTGGGGACGGTGTCGGAGCAGTTGGAGCAGGAAGAGGCCTGGGCGGAGCTGCCAAGCGCCGAGAGCCACACTGAAGGGGTCCGTCTCCTGGCCAG GGCCATGGCTCAGCACGGCGGCTCGCATCTCCCCGGCATCGTTAAGGTCCTCGTCCCTTTCCTGAGCTCTGACCAGGAGCAGCACAGAGTCGCGTTGACGGCTTTCTTCTCTGAG CTGCTGTGCGGCTCAGAGAAACATTTGAGGGCCATGCTGCTTAAGAACTTGAAGCTCCGAGCCCAGGACCCTTCTGTGCCTGTGAGGTTGCAGCTATTCCAGGGCCTGCAGAGAGCCACGGCCACCCAG GAGGACGAGGCGCTGCGCTGCGCCGGCGCCACCATGCTGGGGGAATTGTGCCGGTGCCAGGCAGTGACGGCCCACATCAGAGAGGAACTGCAGGAGGCGCTGGTGCGTCTGGTGTTGCACCTCCCAGACTCCAGTCCAAAGGTGTGCAAG ACCTACCACCTGACCCTCAACAACACTGGGTCAGTGCCAGAACTCGGCACCATCAGCAGACTGATctacaagaacaagcaggagcaGGGTTTGGACTTTCGTACCTTCCTGGATGACCTTGCATTCTGG GCGTCTAATTTCCCAGAGGCCCTGGGCTGGTCCTTCAGCTGCGCCCTGGACTGCCTGAGCAGCCGCTTTCCTGGAGTCAGAGCCTGCGCTGCCATCTTTACAG AGTGCCTGATTAAAAACGCCCCGCAGTCCCTCCTCAGTCGTCGATGGATGGATCAGAGCATCGCAG CTCTGACGCGGGCCCTTCAGGAGGAGAGCGACGCACAGGCAAGGAGCTGCGCCTCTCAGGCCCTGGAGTACTGCACTGCCTCCCAGCGCCAGAGGCCTGCGAAGGTGCCTGTGTGGAAGAGGCTCTTCTGCTGCCACCCATGA
- the LOC136767520 gene encoding maestro heat-like repeat-containing protein family member 1 isoform X1 has protein sequence MEHFEALVKMFDLQRALESGATEQQVLEKVVAFSDVADPEDFFLWGVGFLRRDHEVAHEAVLQAMGKVLTSHIEAISPSTAGKAFAMVSEKLGRDANEPPERRQAASDILLVLGSRFLEEVLAALDILLRADVDADPMLLTTLGRLSRANVSGMVPHLRDIIQSLMPLLNGVTESEVRMALCSVLTDFSESIQDFFSGPRGSSDPTLRKQDFFPILDTVYSSFQMWNRFERNLQVHDAVINALASLTPLLSPATLRANLRGLIDTTVVMYRQRSDGEALVKNVRCIILAALGTDRKIIRPSVFPLLRSLHQEIRARRESRLPVDAVLSVVTLLATAFPKLVASLLIQLLKCTSEPSRAAAGVILAHLLSAAGNTQPIPGQPSFPRDSSSACFRVLQAGRAKLTKQVPEILDALQTCLPHLADRQLRVVARLVSHCPEELVETLLNRALPLDRALPLDRSICALWRALSSDSKLSRKLLAFLLGKLSASPAGRQTLAVITAVQELLAAPEQKRPFQRVFPRLFGTLLLRMGLSEDIRETMLAVRALVLQAQLGTVSEQLEQEEAWAELPSAESHTEGVRLLARAMAQHGGSHLPGIVKVLVPFLSSDQEQHRVALTAFFSELLCGSEKHLRAMLLKNLKLRAQDPSVPVRLQLFQGLQRATATQVEERSRELLAFLGSGLQDADVADRQVVLGALSALSQLLPNLRRDGVCRDVLADVLLRVTALWEREDEALRCAGATMLGELCRCQAVTAHIREELQEALVRLVLHLPDSSPKVCKTYHLTLNNTGSVPELGTISRLIYKNKQEQGLDFRTFLDDLAFWASNFPEALGWSFSCALDCLSSRFPGVRACAAIFTECLIKNAPQSLLSRRWMDQSIAALTRALQEESDAQARSCASQALEYCTASQRQRPAKVPVWKRLFCCHP, from the exons TGAAGATGTTTGATCTTCAGCGGGCCCTTGAATCAGGCGCCACTGAGCAGCAGGTGCTGGAGAAAGTGGTGGCTTTCTCCGACGTGGCCGACCCAGAAGACTTCTTTTTGTGGGGTGTCGGTTTCTTGAGAAGAGACCACGAG GTAGCCCATGAGGCCGTCCTGCAGGCCATGGGAAAGGTGCTGACCAGCCACATTGAAGCCATCAGCCCCTCCACAGCCGGGAAGGCATTCGCTATGGTTTCTGAGAAATTGGGCAGGGATGCG AACGAGCCTCCGGAGAGGCGGCAGGCAGCCAGCGACATCCTGCTGGTGCTGGGGTCCCGGTTTCTCGAGGAGGTCTTGGCAGCTCTGGACATTTTGTTGAGGGCAGATGTGGATGCAGACCCCATGTTGCTGACCACTTTGGGACGTCTGTCACGAGCAAATG tgtctggAATGGTGCCCCATCTCAGGGACATTATCCAGAGCCTGATGCCCCTGCTGAACGGGGTCACCGAGTCTGAGGTCAGGATGGCGCTGTGCTCAG TGCTCACAGACTTCTCCGAAAGCATTCAGGACTTCTTTTCTGGCCCCAGAGGGAGCTCTGACCCGACCCTGAGGAAGCAGGACTTCTTTCCAATCCTGGACACCGTTTACTCATCTTTTCAGATGTGGAACAGGTTCGAACGGAACCTGCAG GTCCATGATGCGGTAATCAATGCCTTGGCTTCCCTGACGCCGCTGCTGAGCCCTGCGACTCTCCGGGCCAACCTAAGGGGGCTGATCGACACCACAGTGGTGATGTACAGACAGAGGTCCGACGGTGAAGCTCTGGTCAAG AACGTGCGCTGCATCATCCTGGCGGCCTTGGGCACGGACCGGAAAATAATCCGCCCCTCTGTGTTCCCCCTGCTAAGGAGCCTGCACCAGGAG ATCCGCGCCCGTCGGGAGAGCCGGCTGCCTGTGGACGCGGTCCTGAGCGTCGTCACACTTCTCG CCACCGCCTTCCCAAAGTTGGTCGCCAGTCTGCTTATACAGTTACTGAAGTGCACCAGTGAGCCGAGCCGGGCCGCAGCTGGGGTGATTCTGGCACACCTCCTCAGCGCCGCAG GGAACACCCAGCCCATTCCAGGCCAGCCCTCCTTCCCCCGGGACAGCAGCTCCGCCTGCTTTCGTGTCCTGCAGGCCGGTCGAGCCAAGCTGACGAAGCAG GTCCCTGAGATCTTGGATGCTCTGCAAACCTGCCTGCCCCACCTGGCTGACCGGCAGCTGAGAGTGGTCGCCCGCCTCGTGTCTCACTGCCCGGAGGAGCTCGTCGAGACGTTGCTGAACCGAGCCCTGCCGCTGGACCGAGCCCTGCCGCTGGACCG CTCCATCTGTGCGCTATGGAGGGCCTTGAGTTCAGACAGCAAGTTGTCCCGCAAGCTGCTGGCGTTCCTCTTGGGAAAGCTTAGCGCCTCACCTGCTGGGCGCCAGACCCTGGCT GTGATTACTGCTGTGCAAGAGTTGCTGGCCGCCCCAGAGCAGAAGAGGCCCTTTCAGAGGGTCTTTCCCCGACTCTTTGGCACCCTACTTCTCCGGATGGGCCTCAGTGAGGACATCAGAGAGACCATGCTGGCCGTGCGGGCCTTGGTGCTACAGGCCCAGCTGGGGACGGTGTCGGAGCAGTTGGAGCAGGAAGAGGCCTGGGCGGAGCTGCCAAGCGCCGAGAGCCACACTGAAGGGGTCCGTCTCCTGGCCAG GGCCATGGCTCAGCACGGCGGCTCGCATCTCCCCGGCATCGTTAAGGTCCTCGTCCCTTTCCTGAGCTCTGACCAGGAGCAGCACAGAGTCGCGTTGACGGCTTTCTTCTCTGAG CTGCTGTGCGGCTCAGAGAAACATTTGAGGGCCATGCTGCTTAAGAACTTGAAGCTCCGAGCCCAGGACCCTTCTGTGCCTGTGAGGTTGCAGCTATTCCAGGGCCTGCAGAGAGCCACGGCCACCCAG GTGGAAGAACGGAGCCGGGAGCTGCTGGCCTTCCTCGGCTCGGGCCTGCAGGACGCAGACGTGGCGGACAGGCAGGTGGTCCTGGGAGCTCTGTCCGCCCTCTCGCAGCTCTTGCCCAACCTAAGACGGGACGGCGTCTGCCGGGATGTCCTTGCAGACGTCCTGCTTAGGGTCACTGCGCTCTGGGAAAGA GAGGACGAGGCGCTGCGCTGCGCCGGCGCCACCATGCTGGGGGAATTGTGCCGGTGCCAGGCAGTGACGGCCCACATCAGAGAGGAACTGCAGGAGGCGCTGGTGCGTCTGGTGTTGCACCTCCCAGACTCCAGTCCAAAGGTGTGCAAG ACCTACCACCTGACCCTCAACAACACTGGGTCAGTGCCAGAACTCGGCACCATCAGCAGACTGATctacaagaacaagcaggagcaGGGTTTGGACTTTCGTACCTTCCTGGATGACCTTGCATTCTGG GCGTCTAATTTCCCAGAGGCCCTGGGCTGGTCCTTCAGCTGCGCCCTGGACTGCCTGAGCAGCCGCTTTCCTGGAGTCAGAGCCTGCGCTGCCATCTTTACAG AGTGCCTGATTAAAAACGCCCCGCAGTCCCTCCTCAGTCGTCGATGGATGGATCAGAGCATCGCAG CTCTGACGCGGGCCCTTCAGGAGGAGAGCGACGCACAGGCAAGGAGCTGCGCCTCTCAGGCCCTGGAGTACTGCACTGCCTCCCAGCGCCAGAGGCCTGCGAAGGTGCCTGTGTGGAAGAGGCTCTTCTGCTGCCACCCATGA